A part of Cryptococcus neoformans var. neoformans JEC21 chromosome 4 sequence genomic DNA contains:
- a CDS encoding isocitrate dehydrogenase, putative, which produces MANILKRSALKLGMIPADGIGKEVLPAAQRVIEALGSSIPKTTFVPLVAGWEEFNKNGKALPDDTVSALRECDGAMFGAVSSPSHKVAGYSSPIVALRKHLDLYANVRPVSSVPIPGQPSPKAVDLVIVRENTECLYIKQEEISGEGEDRVALATRKISAKASSRIGRMAFEIALRRGQEREAARAAGKDVWWKGEPKVTIVHKSNVLSVTDGLFRETVRAVKEGKGGEKYAGVKLEEQIVDSMVYRMFREPEFFDVCVAPNLYGDIISDGAAALVGSLGLVPSINAGDNFIMGEPVHGSAPDIEGKNIANPIASIRSAALLLSSLGYIEPAAKINAAVNAVLVEGQYLTPDLGGKSSTTEVTEAVLKRL; this is translated from the exons ATGGccaacatcctcaaacGATCAGCCCTTAAGCTTGGTATGATTCCCGCTGACGGAATCGGCAAGGAAGTACTGCCC GCTGCTCAACGTGTCATTGAGGCCCTCGGATCTTCTATTCCTAAGACCACCTTTGTTCCTCTGGTTGCTGGTTGGGAGGAGTTTAACAAGAATGGCAAGGCTTTGCCCGACGACACTGTTAG CGCTTTGAGAGAATGTGACGGCGCAATGTTTGGCGCCGtgtcttctccatctcacAAGGTTGCTGGCTATTCTTCTCCGATCGTTGCTCTTCGTAAGCACCTCGACCTTTACGCCAACGTCCGCCCTGTCTCTTCCGTCCCCATACCTGGTCAACCTTCTCCAAAGGCCGTCGACCTGGTGATTGTACGCGAGAACACCGAGTGCCTTTATAtcaagcaagaagagatttCTGGTGAAGGCGAGGACAGGGTCGCCCTCGCCACAAGGAAGATTAGCGCCAAGGCATCCAGCAGGATTGGTAGAATGGCGTTTGAAATTGCTCTTAGAAGGGGACAGGAGAGAGAGGCTGCTCGAGCGGCGGGTAAGGATGTgtggtggaaaggggaaCCCAAGGTCACTATCGTGCATAAGAGCAACGTGCTCAGCGTCACGGACGGCTTGTTCCGAGAGACTGTTCGGGCTGTCAAGGAGGGCAAGGGCGGCGAGAAGTACGCTGGGGTGAAGCTCGAGGAGCAAATCGTAGACTCTATGGTCTACAGAATGTTCAGGGAGCCAGA ATTTTTTGATGTCTGTGTTGCTCCCAACCTTTATGGTGACATCATTTC TGATGGTGCGGCTGCTCTCGTCGGTTCACTTGGTCTTGTCCCATCTATCAACGCTGGTGACAACTTTATCATGGGCGAGCC TGTTCACGGATCTGCTCCCGATATCGAGGGCAAGAACATCGCCAACCCCATCGCGTCCATCCGTTCTGCTGCTCTCTTATTGTCTTCTCTCGGCTACATCGAGCCCGCCGCCAAGATCAACGCTGCCGTCAATGCCGTCCTCGTCGAGGGCCAGTACCTCACTCCTGATTTGGGTGGAAAGAGCTCTACTACCGAGGTCACTGAGGCTGTTCTCAAGAGGCTCTAG
- a CDS encoding expressed protein: MSYLNSYQHPFSNLPKDIHLTTPPDQYDFNYVFEVKELRSDRVELRPLVPSLHAQLIYDGVTKYPEVLRWLGVKPFEDLGDVLVWIETTCRAPSDSQFFAIFSEPPNSQDKTVAPEDYEFAGIIGMINSSYQAMISEPGYITILPPYHRTHVQTHCSGLIMHRILDHPSQGGLGLRRCQWLTTTLNSASQAASKRMGFSFEGVLRCMKVLPQGKEGIRDGRPNVRQAECMVRNDWYSSVTWYEWEESVREHVDKLMARR; the protein is encoded by the exons ATGTCATACCTCAACTCCTACCAACATCCCTTCAGCAATCTCCCAAAGGATATACACCTCACCACCCCCCCAGACCAGTATGACTTTAACTACGTCTTCGAAGTCAAGGAGCTCAGGTCAGATCGAGTCGAGCTCAGGCCGCTGGTA CCATCTCTCCATGCCCAACTCATTTATGATGGTGTGACAAAATACCCAGAGGTATTGAGGTGGCTCGGTGTCAAACCCTTTGAAGACTTGGGTGACGTACTTGTTTGGATAGAGACTACCTGCAGGGCACCTTCC GACTCTCAATTTTTTGCCATCTTCTCGGAACCACCTAATTCCCAGGACAAAACAGTTGCTCCGGAAGATTACGAATTTGCAGGGATCATCGGGATGATCAACTCGAGCTATCAGGCTATGATTTCAGAGCCCGGCTATATCaccattcttcctccataCCAT AGGACGCACGTGCAAACCCACTGTTCCGGTCTGATCATGCATCGCATCCTCGATCACCCTTCTCAGGGTGGACTGGGGCTCAGGAGGTGTCAGTGGCTCACTACGACACTTAACTCCGCCAGCCAAGCAGCATCCAAAAGGATGGGATTCAGCTTTGAGGGAGTGCTCCGTTGTATGAAGGTTTTACCtcagggaaaggaaggtaTCAGGG ATGGACGACCGAATGTCAGACAGGCGGAGTGCATGGTCCGAAACGACTGGTACTCCTCTGTTACATGGTACGAATGGGAAGAAAGTGTGAGAGAGCATGTTGATAAGCTTATGGCCAGACGATAG
- a CDS encoding expressed protein — protein sequence MTYPVYHHISQPYTYHTYIPVDENGGTSPIYALLMLGLVLFMAANVMPALIPAVDRVWYVADPALKWGFFIIISALLVQMLGLLPGVPPIHVTYVHMVTAFLLVAIVWNTFVPVPSTQVEENKTPSVKEDKPTAGKKREISKEETKKEEEISPWDDLRAHPSAFLATRLNKMMPWPFPMGKAAREGKELWWEKGTHLQLGHFNRVRLGKVEEEEGSEKNMKPKPETEKKLKGKTEKGESEKELGKDSMTAGKQKLSSKKGKASGEPATVTATPKREEGKRNQEIAKINEGKANKQAVEDRQRRKLCRTKNLVTIIGISSMNMTLGFLLLIFYSFQIVSQELNHPIPQGEKLSTILSNSSSSSSSFSQTISNSDSTNEKELTKLKVVREKEVSNEKVSGSKAPSVGPKKEPAISRSIQKAAGPITMTKVNPESGGTGSDVPYETEIGMHYIFNPDGKGENVEDPSMQIPSFGMSHPLMTTTYKQCAS from the exons ATGACGTACCCTGTGTACCATCATATTTCCCAACCTTACACTTACCACACATACATCCCTGTGGACGAAAATGGAGGAACATCTCCCATCTACGCACTGTTAATGCTCGGCCTAGTCTTATTCATGGCTGCCAATGTCATGCCAGCCCTTATTCCGGCTGTAGACCGTGTGTG GTATGTTGCAGATCCCGCCTTAAAATGGGgattcttcatcatcattagTGCACTTC TCGTTCAAATGCTCGGGTTACTACCGGGAGTACCACCAATACATGTCACGTATGTTCATATGGTCACAGCCTTCCTTCT AGTCGCAATCGTCTGGAACACCTTCGTACCCGTTCCTAGCACCcaggtggaagagaataAGACGCCCTCAGTCAAAGAAGATAAACCTACAgcagggaagaaaagagaaattTCTAAGGAAGAGacaaagaaagaagaagagatttcACCTTGGGACGATTTGAGGGCTCACCCTTCGGCCTTTCTGGCTACAAGGTTAAACAAGATGATGCCATGGCCCTTTCCTATGGGGAAGGCAgcaagggaaggaaaggagctATGGTGGGAGAAAGGGACTCATCTTCAATT GGGTCATTTTAATAGGGTGAGACTTGGAAAagtcgaggaagaggaaggttCTGAGAAGAACATGAAGCCAAAACCAGAAACTGAGAAGAAATTGAAAGGAAAAAcagagaagggagaaagtGAAAAAGAACTAGGAAAAGATAGCATGACCGCAGGCAAGCAGAAGTTATCGtcgaaaaaaggaaaggcaTCAGGAGAACCTGCGACAGTAACGGCCACACCtaaaagagaggagggcAAGAGAAACCAAGAGATTGCGAAGATCAACGAAGGTAAAGCGAATAAGCAGGCCGTAGAGGACAG ACAAAGACGGAAGTTATGTAGGACCAAAAATTTGGTGACGATCATTGGCATCAGCTCGA TGAACATGACCCTTGGGTTCCTACTACTTATCTTCTATTCGTTCCAAATCGTTTCCCAAGAGTTAAATCATCCTATACCCCAGGGGGAAAAACTTTCTACAATCCTTTCtaattcttcatcgtcgtcttcaAGCTTTTCCCAAACAATTTCCAACAGTGACTCAACCAACGAAAAAGAGCTAACGAAGCTGAAGGTGGtgagggaaaaagaggtTTCTAACGAGAAAGTATCAGGCAGCAAGGCGCCGTCAGTTGGGCCGAAAAAGGAGCCTGCCATAAGCAGATCCATTCAAAAGGCAGCAGGTCCTATTACAATGACGAAGGTCAACCCTGAGAGCGGTGGTACTGGTAGTGATGTCCCTTATGAG ACTGAAATCGGTATGCACTATATCTTCAATCCCgatgggaagggagagaatgTGGAAGACCCTTCTATGCAGATTCCTAGCTTCGGAATGTCTCATCCTTTAATGACGACAACATACAAACAATGTGCGAGTTGA
- a CDS encoding asparagine-tRNA ligase, putative, with the protein MRSTQRRLSSLPPTIRSLLSSRRSTLPSVSSTTHLETVSCANEPVEVNGWIKSVRAHKNVAFVEVSDGSTGENIQAVLKGKSKAEGLSIGASAKLKGRLEQSRGRGQDVELVVEDAQVLGTCDAEAYPIQKKSLPASVLRDNAHLRFRTSQTAAVMRIRDALARDWHDWFESHDFVHVHTPILTGSDCEGAGEVFTIVDHPPPSSSSSPQPFFPHPVHLTVSAQLHLEAPTHALSRTYTLSPSFRAEPSLTSRHLSEFHMLEAEVAWENDLDGLLSVVEEGVKSTVGNILNGEKRGKRLRDDLSIVAKSLRDVDDLGSVIDPAQEFADPLYHLQLVMDKPFTRITYTSALELLSSLHADSPSTISPPPLWGQGISTDHEKLLAAHFNGPVFVTRYPKELKPFYMLPTPSTIENEKTHASQGSTVECFDLLFPHWGEMAGGSLREHRLTELTHAIEEMGMKKEEYNWYLDLRKYGSAPHGGWGMGWDRWVGWVTGLGNVRDVVPYARWKGHCKY; encoded by the exons ATGCGCTCAACTCAGCGCAGGCTTTCGTCCCTCCCTCCGACTATCCGCTCTTTGCTCTCTTCGCGTCGTTCCACTCTTCCGTCtgtctcttccaccactcaCCTTGAAACGGTATCATGCGCGAACGAGCCTGTGGAAGTTAATGGATGGATCAAGTCTGTGAGGGCTCACAAGAATGTGGCATTTGTGGAAGTGAGCGATGGTAGCACTGGCGAGAATATTCAAGCGGTGttgaaaggaaagagcaaGGCCGAAGG TTTGAGTATCGGGGCTAGTGCCAAGCTCAAAGGAAGATTAGAGCAGTCACGAGGGCGAGGACAAGATGTCGAacttgttgttgaagatgCCCAAGTGCTGGGTACATGTGATGCCGAG GCCTATCCCATTCAGAAGAAGTCGCTACCTGCTTCAGTCCTTCGGGATAATGCCCATCTGAGATTCCGGACGTCTCAAACAGCGGCAGTCATGCGGATACGGGATGCGTTAGCTCGAGACTGGCATGATTGGTTCGAG AGTCACGATTTTGTCCACGTTCACACGCCAATACTGACTGGGTCGGATTGTGAAGGCGCTGGAGAAGTCTTCACCATCGTTGATCACCCACCTCCGTCGTCATCTAGCTCTCCTCAGCCATTCTTCCCTCATCCAGTCCATCTCACTGTTTCAGCTCAACTGCACCTTGAAGCTCCCACGCATGCGCTCTCCCGAACCTACACCCTATCTCCCTCTTTTCGAGCTGAACCCTCATTGACATCTAGACATTTATCCGAATTTCATATGCTTGAAGCCGAAGTCGCTTGGGAAAATGATTTGGATGGACTGTTGAGCGTAGTTGAGGAAGGTGTGAAAAGTACTGTTGGGAATATATTGAATGGTgaaaaaaggggaaagaggttgAGGGACGACTTGAGTATCGTCGCCAAGTCTCTTCGCGATGTTGATGACCTTGGATCTGTGATTGATCCGGCTCAGGAATTCGCAGACCCCTTATATCATTTGCAACTGGTAATGGACAAGCCTTTCACCCGTATTACCTACACGTCGGCTCTTGAGCtactttcttctttgcaCGCCGATTCGCCCTCTACGATATCCCCACCACCTTTATGGGGTCAAGGAATATCCACAGATCACGAAAAGCTTTTGGCGGCGCATTTCAACGGACCGGTATTTGTGACGAGGTATCCCAAGGAGCTAAAGCCCTTTTACATGCTCCccaccccttccaccaTAGAAAACGAAAAAACCCACGCATCGCAAGGTTCAACGGTGGAATGCTTTGACCTTCTATTTCCTCACTGGGGTGAGATGGCTGGCGGCTCTCTTCGTGAGCATCGTTTGACTGAACTCACTCATGCGATCGAAGAAATGGggatgaaaaaggaagaatatAATTGGTATCTTGACTTAAGAAAGTACGGAAGTGCGCCCCATGGGGGTTGGGGTATGGGATGGGATAGATGGGTTGGATGGGTGACTGGCTTGGGTAATGTGAGAGATGTGGTGCCGTATGCCAGATGGAAGGGACATTGCAAATATTGA